CGACCTTTGTGCCAATGTGAAGGGAGTTGGGCGGATTGAAGTGACGAAGGGACCCGGCAGGGATACCAGGCCTTCGGGCACGGCGTCCTGAGCCAACAGGACGCCGAAGGTGTCGACACGGCACAGTCGGCATCCACGCTCCCGCGGAGGGCGGTAAAAAAATCTACAGGGACGCCGGTCAACCGGATCAAGGCTCTGAGTATTTTCGAGGACGGTTTCACGCACGACCCATAGGCGGGGAAGTCTGGTCCCGCTACATCGCCGAACACCCGGTTGGACGGTCAATAACCTACTGGCTGTCAGAAGTTGGAGGAGGCCGGTGCAGTGGTCACGCAGTACACGGGCACCGGCGTCAGTGCGTCCACGCTGCGTCGCCCGGATGGTGCCGGCCGTGCCCTCTATTGCACCGCTCCAGTGCGTGTCCCCCCGTAGGCGACGGGGCACGCTGGCTATTCGCCCGCGCCTTGTGTATTCTGTGTCAGCATCATGCTCATCTCGCCGGATCGTCTGACCTCATCCAAAACCGTTTCGTACCGCCTGTCAAAATCGAAATTCCTCTCCGGTCTTCAGTGCCATAAGCGGCTCTTTCTTGAGATTTATCATCCGTCCCTTGCCACCGCGCCGGACGAAACCACGCAGGCCATCCTCGACATGGGCACCACGATCGGGGAACTGGCACGCAAGCGCTATCCCGGCGGTGTCCTGGTCGAGGCCGACCGCAAGCATGCGGAGGAGGCGCTGGCCCATACCAAGGCGCTGCTCACCGATCCAAACGTGCCCGCGATTTTCGAAGCCGCCTTCATGTTCGAGAACGTGTTCATCCGCGTCGACATTCTCGAACGGCTCTCCACGGCGGAATGCGGTGACTCCATCTGGCGGCTGATCGAGGTGAAATCCTCCTCGCGCGTCAAGAATGTGCACCTTGACGATTTGGCCATTCAGACCTACGTCATCCAGGGAGCGGGAACAATTCTGGCAAACTCCTGTCTCATGCATATCAACACGCAGTATGTTTATCCGGGCGGCGAGCTAGACTTGCAGCAATTCTTCGGCATTCAGGATTGTACCGAGCCGGTGCGTGCGCGATTGCCCGACGTGCCGAGCAAACTCATCGAACTGAAGGCCATGCTGGCCGATCCATCGGCACCGGCGATTGAGCCGGACGGCCATTGCTTTACTCCCTACGAATGCCAGTTCTGGGACCATTGTACGAAGGGCAAGCCCGATCGATGGATTTACCATCTGCCGGGCGGGGACAAGACGTTCCGACAGCTCACGCGGCTAGGTATCCGCACTATTGATGAGATCCCCGAGGGGTTCAATCTCACGATCTGGCAGAAGCGGGTCAGAGACAATGTCGAGTGGATTAGCCCGAAACTGTCGATCATGCTCAAGACAGTCCGCTATCCCGTCCACCATTTGGATTTTGAAACTTTCATGCCGGCCATCCCCCAGTATCCGCAGACGCGGCCCTATCAGGTGTTGCCGACGCAGTGGTCCAACCATGTCGAATACGACGACGGCAAACTGGAGCATGACCAGTATCTGTGTCTTGACGCGAAAGATCCGCGCGAGGAACTGGCGCTCCGGCTGGTTGAATCGCTGGGGCGGGAAGGCCACATCTGTGTTTATTCAGACTATGAACGTTCGGTGATCGGAAAGCTGGCGGAGACACTGCCGTCCTTGCGGCAGGAGCTACAGCGCCTGTTGAGCCGACTGTGGGATCTGTACGGTATTGTCCGCGACCATTATTATCACCCGGCGTTCAAGGGCTCCTACTCAATCAAATCGGTCCTGCCGGCTCTATCGCATTTGAGCTACGGCGAGTTGGACATCCAGGATGGCGAAATCGCAGCCCGCGCCTACTATCGTATGGTGTTTGAGGAGACTGATTGGGTCGAGAAGGCGAGAATTCGAGAAGCGCTGCTCAAGTACTGCGAGCGGGATACGCTGGCGATGGTGGAGCTGCGGAAGGCGTTGAGGGAAAAGGCTGGCGGGTAGTCGTCAGGAAGTAGCGCGACACGGGTCCATCGCGACACCCTGCTGGGCGCGGACGGGCAGTCCCCGCTCAGTGGGTACATAGGTAGGGGGTGACGGATCTGGCAAATGCCTGAAGGGCTGCGGGTAAATGGCGGAGAGGGTGGGAGTCGAACCCACGGTCGAGTTACCCCGACACCGGTTTTCGAGACCGGCACTTTAGGCCACTCAGTCACCTCTCCGTTATGAGCTTCGCTTGTGCCGCCGCGTTCACTGATGTCGCGGCGGCGAGTTACGTTTCCGTCAGTAGGTTCACATGCCCAAGGCGTGGCGCGCGGAGACGACCTACTAGTTATCCGATCCGCTCTTCCGCTTCTTGGCGAAGATTTTTGAAGAACGTCCGCAGTAATTCTTGGCTCTCCTGCTCCAAGACTCCACCGATCACTTCAACGTGATGATTCAGCCGTCGCTCAGCCGGCACGTTCAAGACTGATCCGCAGGCGCCGGCTTTTGGGTCGAGCGCGCCAAACACCAGCCGGGGAATCCGCGCCAGAATCATTGCCCCAATACACATGGTGCAGGGTTCGAGCGTCACGTACAGCGTCGTGTCCGGCAGCCGCCACGACCCAGATTGCGCCGCGGCTTTCCGGATAGCCACTAGTTCGGCGTGCGCCGTTGGGTCCTGCCAGATTTCTCGAAGATTATGAGCCTGCGCCAGGATCTCGTCGTCCCGAACCAGTACGGCGCCAATCGGTACTTCGCCTAGCGCGGCTGCTTTACGGGCTTGCTCCAGCGCGAGCCCCATGTAGTTGCTAGCGCGATTCATCGAGGGGCATCTTAGCACAGGGGTCTGCGATTGACCAAGACGGGGTACCGACTACCACTGCTCATTTCTGCCATTCGAACCCATAGCGTAATTGGATGGCCGTGTATCGCTGGATCAGCCCGCTCTGGTCGAGCGGCATGTCCCGTTCGTGCAGTACGGCCAGTTCGTAATTCTTCCACCGCAGGGCGAGGCCGATGATCCAGTCCAGCTCGGTCGGGGTGAGCGTATCGCTTTTGGAGCGGTCAGTGAACCAGTTGGTGTCGGCAAAGACGACGACTTTGTTCTTGTACAGATCAAGATCACCATGTGCGACATAGCGGAAGAGCGCGCGGCCAGTATTGTCGGGGCGGGCAAAGTAGCTTGCGTTATGAAACAGCCAGCCGCCGCCCATGTAGAAGGTCAGGTTTTGGTCAGGAAATTGCTGCCGCCACCAGTCGTATTGGTTGCCTGGCGTGAAGTTAAAATTGACGAGCGCGTCCGCGTAGGTCTGCTTGATGCCTCTCTTGTCCAGCGGCGCGTCTTGTTCGTATTGCACCCGCCAATTCCATTGTCGGACGGTTCCGGTGAAGGCGAAGGTCTTATCCCATTCAGAGAGCTCGATCCAGCCCTTCCCTCGGTCCGAGAAAAAGTTCTGATCCGTATAGAACTGCAGGTAATTGCCGAGCAGCTCGGTTTCCAGGTGGATCATGTGCCGCATCCCGACCAGTCCGCTGTTGTCGGGCCGCGCGGCAAAGCTCGGGTTGTGTGGGAACGCCGCAGTGAGCAGATAGCCTTTTAGCCAAGGGGCGGTCTCCTCTCGCTGTTCTGTCTGGGATTCGTGCGTTTCTGCTAGCGCGGGAAGCGGGCGGCCGTATTTTTCCAGCGCCAACACGGAATTCGCAGACAGCAGCAGAAGGATGACCGCCAGGGCAATGATCGGGGGGCGGTGCGAGTCGGGGGTGCGCAGTGGCGTAGACCTCAGCTCTTTGAATGCACGACACGCTCACCAATTCGCGACGTGTCCATAGAGGGTTTTTTGGGTGTACATCGTCTCATAATTAACCTCACAATCTAAGAATAGTATACATGAATTTCGTCCAAAAGTCAAATATATAGTACTATGAAATTGTCAATCATTTCATCAATTTACACCTATCTCCAATCTTGGTGGCGTGTGTGTCGGTGCCGCTGGATGAAGTTCATGATCAAGCTCATTTGGTGGAAATAAAAAAAGATAAATACTAGAGTCACAAGAGGGGTACTCCACTATGCCAATTCAAGATCCTGTTCCTGCAGCAAATACATCTCTCACAACGCCCACGATTAGTTCTCCCGTATTATCGGGAACAGCAACGGGGACCTATACACTAGCTGGGACGCCCACGTTTTCAACACTGGCTCTGACGTCATGGACCACTGCTACGCGCCCAGCATCCCCAACTAATTATCAAGTAGGATTTAATACTTCCTTAAATGCTAAAGAAATTTGGGATGGAACTTATTGGCGATTAGACCCCACAGGACCTGGTCAAAGCAATACGCAACGAGCCATCTTTGGGTATGGATACAATGGATCAAACGTCTCCATGACCAATCAAGTCTCTGCTGCCGGTGTGGTGGCAGCCGATACCACGGGGGTGGGCACAGCACGATTCGATCCTGCGGCAGCGGGCTATGGCACCGATAAAGCGATTTTTGGGTATGGGTACGCAGGATCATACGTCTCGTTGACCAATCTAGTCACCAATCAAGGTGTGGTAGGGTCGGATGTCACTGGGGTCGGCACAGCACGATACGGTCTTGCGGCAGCGGGCTATGGCACCGATAAAGCCATCTTTGGGTATGGATACACTGGATCAGCCGTCTCGTTGACCAATCTGGTCACCAATCAAGGTGTCGTGGGGTCTAATGTCACTGGGGTCGG
This DNA window, taken from Nitrospira sp., encodes the following:
- a CDS encoding DUF2779 domain-containing protein, with the translated sequence MLISPDRLTSSKTVSYRLSKSKFLSGLQCHKRLFLEIYHPSLATAPDETTQAILDMGTTIGELARKRYPGGVLVEADRKHAEEALAHTKALLTDPNVPAIFEAAFMFENVFIRVDILERLSTAECGDSIWRLIEVKSSSRVKNVHLDDLAIQTYVIQGAGTILANSCLMHINTQYVYPGGELDLQQFFGIQDCTEPVRARLPDVPSKLIELKAMLADPSAPAIEPDGHCFTPYECQFWDHCTKGKPDRWIYHLPGGDKTFRQLTRLGIRTIDEIPEGFNLTIWQKRVRDNVEWISPKLSIMLKTVRYPVHHLDFETFMPAIPQYPQTRPYQVLPTQWSNHVEYDDGKLEHDQYLCLDAKDPREELALRLVESLGREGHICVYSDYERSVIGKLAETLPSLRQELQRLLSRLWDLYGIVRDHYYHPAFKGSYSIKSVLPALSHLSYGELDIQDGEIAARAYYRMVFEETDWVEKARIREALLKYCERDTLAMVELRKALREKAGG
- a CDS encoding nucleoside deaminase codes for the protein MNRASNYMGLALEQARKAAALGEVPIGAVLVRDDEILAQAHNLREIWQDPTAHAELVAIRKAAAQSGSWRLPDTTLYVTLEPCTMCIGAMILARIPRLVFGALDPKAGACGSVLNVPAERRLNHHVEVIGGVLEQESQELLRTFFKNLRQEAEERIG